Proteins encoded in a region of the Rutidosis leptorrhynchoides isolate AG116_Rl617_1_P2 chromosome 9, CSIRO_AGI_Rlap_v1, whole genome shotgun sequence genome:
- the LOC139869285 gene encoding secreted RxLR effector protein 161-like codes for MIPNQKLYMKDEADLADKEQYQRMVGKLIYLAHTRPDIAHVVGVVSQFMHRPQAHYMEAVIRIIRYLKKKADHGVVFKKNGHLEAKIYTDASWAGEKGDRRSTSSFFTIVGGNLVAWKSKKQKVVSLSSAESEFRDIAKGVVEALWIRKLLTEIGFTRKEAIQILCDNEAAIAISENPIQHDRTKHVEIDRHFIREKLDAEIISLPSIRSEDQLADILTKSVNGRLFSEVLSKLNIGNPTIQLEGEC; via the coding sequence atgattccgAACCAGAAGCTATATATGAAAGATGAAGCAGATTTAGCTGATAAAGAGCAATAtcaaaggatggtgggaaaactcataTACCTTGCTCACACTCGGCCAGATATAGCACATGTagttggagttgtgagtcaattcatgcatcgACCACAAGCTCACTATATGGAGGCCGTAATCAGAATCATCAGATATTTGAAGAAAAAAGCGGATCATGGAGTCGTATTCAAAAAGAATGGGCACCTTGAAGCAAAAATTTATACGGATgcaagttgggctggagaaaaaggagaTAGACGGTCAACTTCAAGTTTCTTCACAATAGTTGGAGGAAACTTAGTTGCgtggaaaagtaagaaacaaaaaGTCGTGTCTCTATCAAGTGCTGAATCAGAATTTAGAGATATCGCAAAGGGAGTAGTGGAGGCATTATGGATTCGAAAACTCTTGACAGAAATAGGATTCACTCGAAAAGAAGCTATTCAAATCTTATGCGACAATGAAGCAGCCATTGCCATTTCAGAGAACCCGATTCAACATGATCGAACCAAACATGTTGAAATCGATCGACACTTTATCAGAGAAAAGCTAGATGCTGAAATCATTTCTCTTCCTTCAATTAGATCCGAAGATCAGCTAGCCGACATCCTCACCAAATCTGTCAATGGAAGACTCTTCAGCGAAGTTCTCAGCAAGTTGAATAttggaaaccccactattcaacttgagggggagtgttag